In Mycobacterium gallinarum, a single window of DNA contains:
- a CDS encoding limonene-1,2-epoxide hydrolase family protein: protein MTDQASGVRPDLDNVRIVETFLYALQDEDFDTVDRSLADTIEWQNVGFPTIRGRERIVGMMRRGEGRMGFEVKIHRIAAEGNAVLTERTDALVFGPLRIQFWVCGVFEVHAGRITLWRDYFDTLDFLKGTVRGVAATVFPSLRATM from the coding sequence ATGACCGACCAGGCATCCGGAGTAAGACCCGACCTCGACAACGTCCGTATCGTCGAGACGTTCCTCTACGCACTTCAGGACGAGGACTTCGACACCGTCGACCGCTCGCTGGCGGACACCATCGAATGGCAGAACGTCGGATTTCCGACGATCAGGGGCCGCGAACGCATCGTCGGCATGATGAGACGAGGCGAGGGCCGCATGGGCTTCGAGGTGAAGATCCACCGGATCGCCGCCGAGGGCAATGCGGTGCTGACCGAGCGCACCGACGCGTTGGTGTTCGGACCGCTGCGCATCCAGTTCTGGGTGTGCGGGGTCTTCGAGGTGCATGCGGGGCGGATCACCCTGTGGCGAGACTATTTCGACACGCTGGACTTCCTGAAGGGAACCGTCCGGGGAGTCGCCGCAACGGTGTTCCCGTCTCTGCGTGCGACCATGTAG